From Cyclobacteriaceae bacterium, a single genomic window includes:
- a CDS encoding biopolymer transporter ExbD encodes MPRSTPEIPNASMADIAFLLLTFFLVTTTIANDRGLSIQLPPPPEAQQDLEVKIQEHNMFKIQINSSDNLLVEGNPMTDISGLKEEIKKFILNKGADPLSSDSPEKAIVSYKTDRGTSHKKFVEILDVIQAAYYDVYADQAGVTNARFREAASDLTTQENRQIYDKGRAGVPMQVSIAEPTKVGN; translated from the coding sequence ATGCCACGTTCAACTCCAGAAATTCCGAATGCGTCGATGGCAGATATTGCGTTTCTGCTGTTAACGTTCTTCCTGGTAACAACTACGATCGCCAATGACCGTGGATTGAGCATACAGCTGCCTCCTCCTCCTGAAGCACAACAGGATTTGGAAGTAAAGATCCAGGAACACAATATGTTCAAGATTCAAATCAATTCATCTGATAACTTGCTGGTGGAAGGAAACCCAATGACCGATATATCCGGTTTGAAAGAAGAAATAAAGAAGTTCATCCTCAACAAGGGTGCTGATCCACTTTCTTCTGACTCTCCTGAAAAGGCCATTGTTTCCTACAAAACTGACCGTGGTACAAGCCACAAGAAGTTTGTGGAAATCCTTGACGTCATCCAGGCTGCTTACTATGATGTGTATGCAGATCAGGCTGGTGTTACAAATGCAAGATTTCGTGAAGCTGCTTCTGACCTCACAACTCAAGAGAACAGACAGATTTACGATAAAGGCAGAGCCGGAGTACCGATGCAGGTTTCTATTGCAGAACCTACAAAAGTTGGTAACTAA
- a CDS encoding glycosyltransferase, whose amino-acid sequence MTGIFTVILSFYCILLIVLLVGWILVRRQSISLNKVATPGISIVLAARNETNLIENIITDFSRIAYPSDKFEAIIVNDHSTDDTVLRAEQLTKNFSNIRILHLPQGKEGKKQALTFGIENSSFEIIAATDADCRISKNWLRCIASHFETDETKMVIGAVKLTAGKSFFKRLQVMEFISLVGSTASTIGLGHPIMCNGANLAFRKDTFKEVKGYEGNLQIASGDDEFLMRKIFKRYPTGIKFLNFYEAVVSSLPQESISGFFQQRLRWAGKWKHNSDLVTQAIAVLILLAQISFIGLIIRNLNSVDATVVLIGVKLFLEGTMIFWTGRFLERRFDVLAFAALQILYPVYVVVIGIASLMISYRWKNRNYK is encoded by the coding sequence ATGACCGGCATCTTCACCGTTATTTTAAGTTTTTACTGTATCCTGCTCATCGTCCTGCTCGTCGGCTGGATCCTTGTTCGCAGGCAATCCATTTCCCTAAATAAGGTTGCAACACCCGGCATTTCTATTGTGCTCGCTGCAAGGAATGAAACAAACCTTATCGAAAATATTATCACTGACTTTTCCAGGATCGCTTACCCTTCAGATAAATTCGAAGCAATCATTGTAAACGACCATTCAACAGATGATACAGTACTTCGGGCCGAACAACTTACAAAGAACTTTTCCAACATCCGGATCCTTCATCTCCCTCAAGGCAAAGAGGGTAAGAAGCAGGCATTGACATTCGGGATAGAGAATTCATCATTTGAAATCATTGCCGCCACCGATGCTGATTGCCGTATTTCCAAGAACTGGCTTCGTTGCATTGCATCTCATTTTGAAACGGATGAAACGAAAATGGTTATCGGTGCAGTTAAACTCACTGCCGGTAAGTCTTTCTTTAAACGATTGCAGGTAATGGAATTTATAAGTCTTGTGGGATCAACAGCTTCCACCATCGGACTCGGACACCCGATCATGTGCAACGGTGCGAACCTTGCATTCAGAAAAGATACTTTCAAAGAAGTAAAAGGTTATGAAGGAAATCTTCAGATCGCGTCCGGTGATGATGAATTTTTAATGCGCAAGATTTTTAAGCGCTATCCAACTGGAATAAAATTCCTTAATTTTTATGAAGCCGTTGTCAGCTCGTTGCCACAGGAAAGTATCTCAGGATTCTTTCAGCAAAGACTTCGGTGGGCCGGAAAATGGAAGCATAACTCTGACCTTGTCACTCAAGCCATTGCTGTTTTGATACTGTTGGCACAGATCTCTTTTATCGGATTGATAATTCGAAATCTTAATAGTGTGGATGCCACCGTCGTGCTGATCGGTGTCAAACTTTTTTTGGAAGGAACCATGATCTTTTGGACCGGAAGGTTTCTGGAGAGACGCTTCGATGTTCTGGCATTTGCCGCTCTTCAGATATTATACCCTGTCTATGTTGTGGTAATCGGCATTGCTTCACTCATGATATCGTATCGCTGGAAGAATAGAAATTATAAGTAA
- a CDS encoding TatD family hydrolase: protein MRLQDPVTVNSASDYWVDTHTHIYSEEFKIDREDMLVRAGDAGVKKMFMPNVDHASIDGMMELERKYPQSCFPMMGLHPCSVKKDFEKELYIVETWLHQRKFCAIGEMGTDLHWDKTFWDQQKEAFRIQAAWAKKFELPLVIHSRESIDETIEILESLSDDKLTGIFHCFSGTADQAKRIIALGFRLGIGGVVTFKNGGLDKVLPEVTLNNIVLETDSPYLAPVPHRGKRNEPAYIPLIAEKVCDLMKVNMSELQSATTSNSFKIFANAGI from the coding sequence ATGAGATTACAAGACCCTGTTACTGTTAATTCTGCGTCCGACTATTGGGTCGACACTCACACTCATATCTATTCAGAAGAGTTTAAGATTGATCGTGAAGATATGCTGGTGCGTGCTGGCGATGCGGGCGTGAAGAAAATGTTCATGCCCAATGTGGATCATGCCTCGATCGATGGAATGATGGAACTCGAACGAAAGTATCCGCAATCATGCTTTCCAATGATGGGACTTCATCCCTGTTCTGTAAAGAAGGACTTTGAAAAAGAACTCTATATCGTTGAGACGTGGCTCCATCAAAGAAAGTTTTGTGCAATAGGAGAGATGGGTACAGACCTTCATTGGGATAAAACATTCTGGGATCAGCAGAAGGAGGCTTTCCGGATTCAGGCAGCGTGGGCAAAGAAATTTGAATTGCCGCTGGTGATTCATAGCAGGGAGTCAATTGATGAGACCATAGAAATACTGGAGTCACTTTCAGATGATAAACTCACAGGTATCTTTCATTGCTTTTCAGGAACCGCAGATCAGGCAAAGAGAATAATCGCTCTTGGATTTCGTCTTGGAATCGGGGGAGTGGTAACATTCAAGAATGGTGGGTTGGACAAAGTGTTGCCGGAAGTGACGCTTAATAATATTGTCCTTGAAACGGATAGTCCCTATCTCGCACCTGTGCCTCATCGTGGTAAGAGAAATGAGCCGGCATATATACCTTTGATAGCTGAGAAAGTCTGTGACCTTATGAAAGTCAATATGAGCGAACTTCAGTCAGCCACAACTTCAAATTCCTTTAAGATATTTGCTAACGCTGGTATTTAA
- a CDS encoding PP2C family protein-serine/threonine phosphatase, with translation MKESELQIQLDRKELELNALLEITQAINSNVPEESLYKMFNFTLRSNLRIKKLALYVFDEKWRCVVNFGTKTNFLKCPLDDRFHLIKQVHKLIEFENDCNFHEFDIVVPVAHQDDTLAVVFVGGIEANKENRDYEDSIRLIQALSNIIIVAIENKKLARKQLEQEAFRKELEIASDVQQFLFPDKLPNTERLKMVASYLPHDMVGGDYYDYVPINKNQFLLCVADVSGKGIAAALMMSNFQASLRTLLRQMPNLSEIVEALNYQVLDSAKGERFITFFGAIYDINLKTLVYVNAGHNPPLLYDRKHGIRLLEDGCTVLGAMQPLPFLKEGFITDLDDFLLFCYTDGLTETANEQDEEYGQSSLIKYFEENHEKDLNVIHQDIIVRLDGFKGRNSYRDDITMLTCRVSN, from the coding sequence ATGAAGGAATCAGAACTACAGATACAATTAGACCGTAAAGAGCTTGAACTCAATGCACTGCTTGAGATTACGCAGGCGATCAATAGCAATGTGCCGGAAGAGTCTCTGTACAAGATGTTTAACTTCACCCTTCGCTCAAATCTTAGGATCAAAAAACTGGCCCTCTATGTTTTCGACGAAAAATGGAGATGTGTTGTCAATTTTGGAACGAAGACTAATTTTCTCAAATGCCCTCTGGACGATCGCTTTCACCTCATCAAACAGGTGCACAAGCTTATCGAATTTGAAAACGACTGCAACTTCCATGAGTTTGATATTGTCGTTCCTGTCGCTCATCAGGATGACACTCTCGCCGTTGTCTTTGTGGGTGGGATAGAGGCCAACAAAGAGAACCGTGATTACGAAGACAGCATTCGCCTCATCCAGGCGTTAAGTAATATCATCATCGTTGCAATTGAGAATAAAAAGCTCGCCCGCAAGCAATTGGAACAGGAAGCTTTCCGCAAGGAGCTTGAAATTGCCAGCGATGTTCAGCAGTTTCTCTTTCCTGATAAGCTTCCAAACACAGAACGATTGAAGATGGTAGCAAGCTATCTTCCTCATGACATGGTAGGAGGTGACTATTATGACTATGTGCCTATCAACAAGAACCAGTTCTTACTGTGTGTTGCCGATGTAAGTGGAAAAGGAATTGCCGCTGCACTGATGATGTCCAATTTCCAGGCTTCGCTCAGAACGTTGCTCCGTCAGATGCCAAACCTTTCTGAGATTGTCGAAGCTCTTAACTATCAGGTGCTGGACAGCGCCAAAGGCGAACGATTCATAACTTTCTTTGGTGCTATTTATGATATCAATCTGAAGACACTGGTCTATGTGAATGCCGGTCATAATCCTCCATTATTATATGATCGTAAACATGGTATCCGGTTGCTGGAAGATGGATGTACTGTCCTCGGTGCTATGCAGCCTTTGCCATTCCTGAAGGAAGGCTTCATTACCGACCTTGATGATTTTCTATTGTTCTGCTATACGGATGGTCTGACGGAAACAGCCAATGAGCAGGATGAAGAGTACGGACAATCTTCCCTTATCAAGTATTTCGAAGAGAACCATGAAAAGGATTTGAATGTAATTCATCAGGATATCATTGTCAGGCTGGATGGTTTCAAAGGACGTAATAGTTATCGCGACGACATCACCATGTTAACATGCCGCGTCAGTAACTAA
- a CDS encoding diacylglycerol kinase family protein, producing the protein MNAFLKSFRYAVKGIKVVVKEQRNFKILLFIAAIVIAFGFYFSITTAEWIAIILVIGMVLAMEMINTSIEYIINMISPEYSHVAGKIKDIAAGATMIAAIASVIIGFIIFKKYLLG; encoded by the coding sequence ATGAATGCATTTCTGAAAAGCTTTCGCTATGCTGTAAAGGGTATTAAGGTTGTTGTGAAAGAGCAGCGTAATTTTAAGATCCTGCTTTTTATTGCTGCGATCGTTATTGCTTTTGGATTTTACTTTAGCATCACTACGGCAGAGTGGATCGCCATTATTCTGGTCATTGGCATGGTGCTGGCAATGGAAATGATAAATACTTCCATCGAATACATCATCAACATGATCTCGCCGGAATATTCACATGTTGCTGGAAAGATCAAGGACATCGCAGCGGGAGCAACGATGATTGCAGCGATCGCTTCAGTCATAATTGGTTTTATTATTTTTAAAAAGTATTTACTGGGATGA
- a CDS encoding DUF268 domain-containing protein: MKSHYFHEDLTVARRVFENKPVKHVDVGSRVDGFVAHVASFREIEVFDIRPQTAIVKNIRFITADFMEVSPELYGYTDSLSSLNVIEHFGLGRYGDPIDVKGHLKGIQNMNKVLKKGGKFYFSTAIGPQRIEFNAHRVFNVAYLINLFEPDYTIDFFSYVNDRGDLFENVPLAEEDVRNNFGCVFGFGIFEMTKRF, translated from the coding sequence TTGAAAAGCCACTATTTTCATGAGGACCTCACAGTTGCCAGGCGTGTTTTTGAAAATAAGCCCGTAAAGCATGTTGATGTTGGTTCACGCGTTGACGGATTTGTGGCCCATGTAGCCTCCTTTCGTGAGATTGAAGTTTTTGATATACGCCCTCAAACGGCAATCGTAAAAAACATTCGCTTTATCACTGCTGACTTTATGGAGGTGTCTCCAGAACTTTATGGATATACAGATTCATTGTCGTCACTCAATGTTATTGAGCATTTTGGACTTGGTCGTTATGGGGATCCGATTGATGTAAAAGGTCACCTGAAAGGAATTCAAAACATGAACAAGGTTCTGAAGAAAGGTGGAAAATTTTATTTCTCTACTGCCATCGGCCCTCAACGCATTGAGTTCAATGCTCACCGTGTGTTCAATGTAGCATATCTGATCAATTTATTTGAACCAGATTACACTATTGATTTTTTTTCCTATGTAAACGATCGCGGAGATCTTTTTGAAAATGTACCTCTTGCGGAAGAAGATGTAAGAAATAATTTTGGCTGTGTATTTGGATTCGGAATATTTGAAATGACAAAAAGGTTTTGA
- a CDS encoding polysaccharide deacetylase family protein: MFFRNPFFLPWIYPQLTWRIPTTSKELYLTFDDGPVPGPTQYVLETLLKSGIKSTFFCIGDNVRKHPEVFNQIIKDGHAIGNHTFNHLSGWKTSAQSYIENVNLCEEQIQQQAKTRLFRPPYGRITRTQIKALSDYQIVMWDVLTHDYNKNISPENCLKGSIGATREGSIIVFHDSLKAEKNMTYVLPRFIDHFMSQGYSFKTLH, translated from the coding sequence ATGTTTTTCAGAAATCCATTCTTTCTTCCCTGGATCTATCCTCAGCTTACCTGGAGAATACCTACAACTTCCAAAGAACTTTATCTGACATTTGATGATGGCCCTGTTCCCGGACCAACTCAATACGTTCTGGAAACACTTCTGAAGTCAGGTATCAAATCAACTTTCTTCTGCATTGGAGACAATGTCAGAAAGCACCCAGAAGTTTTTAACCAGATCATCAAAGATGGTCATGCCATCGGCAATCATACGTTCAATCATTTGAGCGGCTGGAAAACAAGCGCGCAATCTTACATTGAAAATGTAAATCTTTGTGAAGAGCAGATTCAGCAACAAGCGAAGACCCGGCTCTTCCGACCGCCTTATGGCCGAATTACAAGAACGCAGATCAAAGCTCTTTCTGATTATCAAATAGTAATGTGGGATGTTCTTACCCATGATTACAATAAAAACATCTCACCGGAAAACTGTCTGAAGGGTTCAATCGGAGCAACCCGGGAAGGATCAATTATTGTATTTCATGACAGTCTGAAAGCCGAGAAAAATATGACCTATGTTCTGCCTCGCTTTATTGATCACTTCATGAGTCAGGGGTATTCATTTAAAACCCTGCATTGA
- a CDS encoding glycosyltransferase family 4 protein: MGKTLITNVVMLANAGHKPLDTRIYYKEARSLVQSGYKVSIIIPHHEDFVNEGVAILSVPLPRKGWEQLVKCPWRIFKKAMKQPKDAVFHLHDSELLMVGIALKVFNRKVIYDAHEDTPLQISYQHWIPWIVKKPYTWFYRILEKIAGWWFDAIIVAEPVIAKYFPSRKVTLIRNFPISESFREIKNSQSSSLVYVGLLSKPRGLVEMLEAHRIASEKIPIEFILGGKFAPASLEKELLAKYRVNYRAWLPYNEMIATVFSSTVGIIVPHPIERYKTNYPVKLFEYMAAGKPVIASREGESAAFVIEAEAGILVDPLNVNEIAEAITRLISFPDEAKVMGARGRKLIFEKYNWEKESEKLIGLYRSL; this comes from the coding sequence ATGGGTAAGACTTTAATCACCAATGTTGTAATGCTTGCGAATGCGGGTCACAAACCGCTTGACACACGCATCTATTACAAGGAAGCCAGATCATTAGTGCAGTCGGGCTACAAGGTTTCCATTATCATTCCACATCACGAGGATTTTGTAAATGAAGGTGTCGCTATTCTTTCAGTTCCGTTACCACGGAAAGGATGGGAGCAATTGGTAAAGTGCCCCTGGAGAATTTTTAAAAAAGCAATGAAACAGCCGAAGGATGCCGTGTTTCATTTACATGATTCTGAACTGTTGATGGTTGGAATTGCTTTGAAGGTGTTCAATAGGAAGGTAATTTACGATGCTCATGAAGACACTCCTTTGCAAATATCATATCAACATTGGATTCCATGGATTGTCAAAAAACCTTATACATGGTTTTACAGAATTCTGGAGAAGATTGCAGGATGGTGGTTCGATGCCATCATAGTCGCTGAGCCGGTGATTGCGAAATATTTCCCGTCACGTAAAGTAACTCTCATTAGAAATTTCCCAATCAGTGAATCCTTCAGGGAAATAAAAAACTCACAAAGCAGCTCATTAGTATATGTCGGATTGCTCAGTAAGCCCCGTGGTCTTGTTGAAATGCTGGAGGCACATCGTATTGCATCAGAAAAAATTCCCATTGAATTTATTCTCGGTGGAAAGTTTGCGCCCGCATCTTTGGAAAAGGAATTGTTAGCAAAGTATCGGGTGAATTATCGTGCATGGCTTCCATACAATGAGATGATCGCTACTGTATTCTCTTCTACAGTTGGAATTATTGTCCCGCACCCTATTGAACGGTATAAAACAAATTATCCTGTCAAGCTATTTGAATACATGGCAGCTGGCAAACCTGTGATTGCCTCACGTGAAGGTGAGTCAGCAGCATTTGTCATCGAGGCAGAGGCGGGTATTCTCGTTGATCCGCTAAACGTAAACGAAATTGCGGAAGCCATCACCAGACTAATATCTTTTCCTGATGAAGCAAAAGTGATGGGCGCACGTGGAAGGAAATTGATCTTTGAGAAATACAACTGGGAAAAAGAATCAGAAAAATTAATAGGACTTTATCGTTCTCTTTAA
- a CDS encoding MotA/TolQ/ExbB proton channel family protein, protein MKKQFAILFFFGVLLCGSIATIAQTADTTKAEPAPVEAAPMAAETPAADAPEEMTFHQQVKDYFIQGGVPFMWPILICLILGLAIAIERIITLNMATTNTTKLLAQIEDALAKGGVEAAKNVTKNTRGPIASIFTQGLMRASEGVDMVEKSVVSYGGVEMGKLERGLIWISLFISLGPMLGFFGTVIGMVFAFDAIEAAGDISPQVVAGGMKVALITTVGGLIVGMILQVLYNYLVSKIDTLVNSMEDASISLVDILVKHKLSK, encoded by the coding sequence ATGAAAAAACAATTCGCTATTCTTTTCTTTTTCGGAGTGCTCCTCTGCGGATCGATCGCCACGATTGCGCAGACAGCTGATACTACTAAAGCAGAACCTGCACCCGTTGAAGCAGCCCCTATGGCAGCTGAAACTCCAGCAGCTGACGCACCGGAAGAAATGACTTTCCATCAACAAGTAAAAGACTACTTCATTCAGGGTGGTGTGCCATTCATGTGGCCAATCCTGATTTGTTTGATCCTTGGTTTGGCAATCGCCATTGAAAGAATCATTACATTGAATATGGCTACAACTAATACAACCAAGCTTCTTGCTCAAATCGAAGATGCTTTGGCAAAGGGTGGTGTAGAAGCTGCTAAGAATGTAACTAAAAATACTCGTGGCCCTATCGCTTCAATCTTCACACAAGGTTTGATGCGCGCTTCTGAAGGAGTTGACATGGTTGAAAAATCAGTTGTTTCTTATGGCGGTGTTGAAATGGGTAAACTTGAAAGAGGTCTTATCTGGATATCATTGTTTATTTCACTCGGACCCATGCTTGGGTTCTTCGGAACTGTAATCGGGATGGTGTTCGCATTTGATGCGATTGAAGCTGCCGGTGATATTTCTCCTCAGGTTGTTGCGGGTGGTATGAAAGTGGCCTTGATCACTACCGTAGGAGGTCTTATCGTAGGTATGATCCTTCAGGTGTTGTATAACTATCTCGTTTCTAAGATTGATACGCTGGTGAATTCTATGGAAGATGCCTCTATCTCCCTGGTTGATATCCTGGTGAAACACAAACTTTCTAAATAA
- a CDS encoding asparaginase: MNQKPLTVNTATPLKPKARVMIIYTGGTFGMVHDANGVLLPFDFSLILEHLPTLRNLFLEITIISFDEPIDSSNIEPEHWQMIGNIIKEHYESQDGFVVLHGTDTMAYTASALSFMLQNLAKPVVFTGAQLPISEPRSDARENLITALEIASAWEDGKAIVPEVCIYFDYELLRGSRAKKVESMHFDAFNSGNYPPLAKAGVKIDYNVSAIRPLSGGKLNLVSKFSRGVAILKLFPGINAETVAPVIRNPNLKALVIETFGSGNAPSASWFIDLLKEAISGGLLILNISQCPGGMVIQGKYETSRALRDIGVISGADMTIEAAVTKLMLLLGEHGSEKTKQLIGKPIVGEMSEDQI, translated from the coding sequence ATGAATCAGAAGCCCCTTACCGTCAACACTGCTACTCCCTTAAAGCCGAAGGCAAGGGTTATGATTATCTATACGGGAGGAACTTTCGGGATGGTGCATGATGCGAATGGAGTATTGCTTCCATTCGATTTCTCTTTGATCCTTGAGCATCTTCCAACGTTGCGAAATTTATTTCTGGAGATCACTATTATATCTTTTGATGAGCCCATTGACTCTTCCAACATAGAGCCTGAGCACTGGCAGATGATCGGCAACATTATTAAAGAGCATTACGAAAGTCAGGATGGATTTGTGGTATTGCATGGAACAGATACCATGGCGTATACAGCTTCAGCCTTGAGTTTCATGCTTCAGAATCTTGCGAAGCCTGTTGTATTTACAGGAGCGCAGTTACCAATTTCAGAACCGAGATCAGATGCACGTGAAAATCTTATAACGGCATTGGAGATTGCCTCAGCATGGGAGGATGGAAAAGCAATCGTACCGGAAGTTTGTATTTATTTTGACTATGAACTTCTGAGAGGATCTCGTGCAAAGAAAGTTGAGAGCATGCACTTTGATGCATTTAACTCTGGTAACTATCCGCCATTGGCGAAAGCAGGAGTGAAAATTGATTACAACGTATCGGCAATCAGGCCCTTGTCGGGAGGAAAGTTGAACCTCGTATCCAAGTTCAGCAGGGGTGTTGCTATTCTTAAGTTGTTTCCGGGTATTAATGCTGAGACCGTTGCTCCTGTAATTAGGAATCCAAATCTGAAAGCCCTGGTGATCGAGACCTTTGGATCCGGCAATGCACCGTCGGCGTCCTGGTTCATCGATCTGTTAAAAGAGGCAATCTCAGGAGGTCTGCTGATTCTTAATATTTCACAGTGTCCAGGAGGAATGGTGATTCAGGGAAAGTATGAAACCAGCAGGGCGTTGAGAGATATTGGAGTCATCAGTGGTGCAGACATGACAATTGAAGCTGCTGTTACCAAGCTGATGTTGCTGTTGGGGGAACATGGATCAGAGAAAACCAAACAACTGATAGGTAAGCCCATCGTGGGGGAGATGAGTGAGGACCAGATATAG
- a CDS encoding alpha-1,2-fucosyltransferase, whose translation MIIVRLRGGLGNQLFQYAAGSALAEHYKTELTLDLYTYTKHPYRKFELSKFNIDAREATRKEIHQFTGSNPIIRYLNKRENYFRCPTVFVQPHYHFYPDFLSLPSNLYLSGYWQSEKYFESISEKIRLQFSPSLPLDSKNEGMKMKMQTENSIAVHVRRGDYGAETKHSSSFFKVLPMDYYQKAISKMNSEIEQPIYYFFSDDSEWARKNFTNMNAVFVDHNKGNESYKDLLLMSACKHNIIANSTFSWWGAWLNRNSEKKIIAPQQWFGSDYLTKKEPVYTSRLYNTKDLIPESWVRL comes from the coding sequence ATGATCATTGTTCGTCTTAGAGGCGGTTTAGGAAACCAGCTGTTCCAGTATGCTGCTGGTAGCGCTCTGGCGGAGCATTACAAAACCGAACTCACACTGGATCTTTACACTTACACAAAGCATCCTTATCGTAAGTTCGAATTATCCAAATTCAACATCGATGCTCGTGAAGCCACACGAAAGGAAATTCATCAATTTACGGGTTCCAATCCCATAATCCGTTATCTGAACAAACGGGAAAATTACTTTCGATGCCCCACCGTCTTCGTTCAGCCACACTATCATTTTTATCCTGACTTTCTTTCACTGCCTTCCAACCTTTACCTCAGCGGCTATTGGCAGAGCGAAAAATATTTTGAGTCCATTTCTGAAAAGATAAGGCTTCAATTTTCGCCAAGCCTGCCCCTTGATTCAAAAAATGAAGGGATGAAAATGAAAATGCAAACTGAAAATAGTATTGCGGTGCACGTCAGGAGGGGAGACTATGGCGCAGAGACAAAGCACTCCTCTTCGTTCTTCAAAGTGCTCCCGATGGATTACTATCAAAAAGCGATCTCGAAAATGAACTCAGAAATCGAGCAACCGATTTATTATTTTTTCTCTGACGATTCTGAATGGGCCCGCAAGAATTTTACCAATATGAATGCTGTCTTTGTAGATCATAATAAAGGAAATGAATCTTATAAAGATTTATTACTTATGTCCGCCTGTAAACACAACATCATCGCCAATAGCACCTTCAGCTGGTGGGGTGCTTGGTTAAATCGGAACTCAGAGAAAAAAATTATTGCTCCACAGCAATGGTTTGGGTCAGATTATCTCACTAAAAAAGAACCAGTTTATACAAGTAGGTTATATAATACAAAAGATCTTATCCCTGAATCATGGGTAAGACTTTAA